The following are encoded in a window of Amaranthus tricolor cultivar Red isolate AtriRed21 chromosome 2, ASM2621246v1, whole genome shotgun sequence genomic DNA:
- the LOC130805251 gene encoding protein S-acyltransferase 11, with amino-acid sequence MIGPDHEDSRNGILNPTDTHLEVEISESLTPISQTAEQHPSFVEQDYESICWGCGLRLILPSNAPVFKCGWCGAITKQKENKREGKNLRWRLLRDRCFVSVLLIFMIFIICGGVWAIYPVVFSVSYLCGVFHCTVTFLLSLFTISTFSLAAFSDAGTPSPVVWGSYPAVRKDELLDYTFCQYCSKPKSPRAHHCSSCEKCVLDMDHHCPFIGNCVGASNHRYFISFLFAAIISVAYAAIMSGYGVLHVLPSMVDGAVQHIQRVDSKIAFISILKEIFVAFVTSAVFFSARGLVLLYLFVASISVGIGLTVLLWQQLYFIFEGRTYLTSLNSQVEVQRDCRNLYLFFGFPYSCPRFLRGFCNSKKIHSK; translated from the exons GAACAACACCCATCTTTCGTGGAACAAGATTATGAGTCAATTTGTTGGGGTTGTGGGTTGCGACTTATTCTTCCATCAAATGCACCGGTCTTTAAATGTGGTTGGTGTGGAGCAATAACCaagcaaaaagaaaacaaacGTGAAGGCAAAAATTTACGGTGGAGACTTTTACGTGATCGTTGCTTTGTTTCAGTTCTCCTTATATTTATGATCTTTATAATAT GTGGTGGTGTATGGGCCATATACCCAGTTGTGTTTTCAGTGAGCTATCTTTGTGGTGTGTTCCACTGTACAGTTACTTTCCTTTTGTCTTTGTTTACTATTTCTACATTCAGCCTGGCAGCTTTTAGTGACGCTGGCACTCCGTCACCAGTTGTATGGGGTAGCTATCCAGCTGTAAGGAAAGATGAATTGCTAGACTACACTTTTTGCCAATACTGCTCTAAGCCAAAATCCCCTAGAGCTCATCACTGTAGTTCATGTGAGAAGTGTGTGCTGGACATGGATCATCACTGTCCCTTT ATCGGAAATTGTGTTGGAGCATCAAACCACCGGTACTTCATCAGCTTCCTATTTGCAGCCATTATTAGCGTGGCATATGCTGCCATCATGTCTGGATATGGTGTACTTCATGTATTACCCTCTATGGTTGATGGAGCTGTTCAGCATATACAAAGAGTTGACAGTAAAATAGCATTCATTAGCATCCTGAAGGAAATATTTGTCGCCTTTGTGACATCTGCTGTGTTCTTTTCGGCAAGAGGGCTCGTTCTTCTATATCTGTTTGTTGCTAGCATATCTGTGGGGATAGGTTTGACGGTGCTTTTGTGGCAGCAACTGTATTTCATCTTTGAGGGAAGAACGTACTTGACTAGTTTAAATTCCCAGGTTGAGGTACAACGGGACTGCAGAAACTTGTACTTATTTTTCGGATTTCCATATTCTTGTCCACGATTTTTACGAGGCTTTTGTAATTCTAAGAAAATTCATAGCAAGTAG
- the LOC130805252 gene encoding large ribosomal RNA subunit accumulation protein YCED homolog 2, chloroplastic, whose protein sequence is MANASHLSSSKNINPLHNTIHPRKPKLSIPQIINVKASRKNEALPLITKRASKSRRVITIPATTGRWPGKWTCEYLISLKDLQLDDLAEDGRKDTEVFVSLSLQKHTGFGLSVDGRVLTNIVRKCSSCSSRYCRTIDTSICVWVLPDGRADPSTELPEIGGDDPSVIYCKPGYEADLDALIQDTIRLQIAVKETCSESCEKSEPKLHYIGAQRTASLDMRWATLLQLRNSSNR, encoded by the exons ATGGCAAATGCCAGTCATCTGAGCTCATCTAAGAACATCAACCCATTACATAACACAATACATCCAAGAAAACCAAAATTATCGATTCCTCAAATCATCAATGTCAAAGCTTCAAGAAAAAATGAAGCATTACCACTG ATCACAAAAAGAGCTTCAAAATCACGGCGTGTGATCACTATACCAGCAACTACTGGAAGATGGCCTGGGAAGTGGACTTGTGAGTACTTAATCTCCCTTAAAGATCTTCAGTTGGATGATTTAGCTGAAGATGGTCGAAAAGATACCGAGGTTTTTGTTAGTCTTTCCCTTCAAAAG CATACGGGCTTTGGCCTATCAGTGGATGGCAGGGTGCTAACTAACATTGTCAGGAAATGCAGCAGTTGTTCTTCTCGTTACTGCAGAACG ATCGACACAAGCATTTGTGTATGGGTTTTGCCTGATGGAAGAGCCGATCCATCTACAGAATTACCCGAAATTGGTGGTGATGATCCATCC GTTATCTATTGTAAGCCTGGATATGAAGCTGACTTAGACGCGCTCATACAAGACACAATAAGACTTCAAATCGCAGTGAAG GAAACGTGTTCAGAGTCATGTGAGAAGTCCGAACCAAAACTTCACT ATATAGGTGCTCAAAGGACAGCTTCTCTAGACATGAGGTGGGCTACGCTTTTACAGCTTAGAAATTCATCCAATcgttga